In one Trichosurus vulpecula isolate mTriVul1 chromosome 8, mTriVul1.pri, whole genome shotgun sequence genomic region, the following are encoded:
- the NMB gene encoding neuromedin-B, producing the protein MTSELTRRPLRPRLLSCLVFLAFLSSTSTLSLDFAEHRNKAAKIKIHPRGNLWATGHFMGKKSVEPLALSSPGRASRITLEEMKDRLSHELVRILWLKKSLGMRRGIPTVSAQDLRMVVQQLEK; encoded by the exons ATGACCTCTGAGCTGACCCGTCGACCCCTGCGCCCTCGGCTCCTGAGTTGCCTGGTGTTCCTTGCTTTCCTCTCCAGCACTTCCACACTCAGCCTGGACTTTGCGGAACATCGGAATAAAGCAGCCAAGATCAAAATCCACCCCAGAGGCAACCTCTGGGCCACAG GCCACTTCATGGGCAAGAAGAGTGTGGAGCCCCTAGCCCTCTCATCTCCTGGGAGAGCCTCCCGCATCACCCTGGAGGAAATGAAAGATCGGCTGAGTCATGAGTTGGTTAGGATCCTCTGGCTGAAGAAATCCCTGGGCATGAGGCGAGGGATTCCCACAGTGAGTGCCCAG GACCTACGGATGGTGGTTCAGCAGCTGGAGAAGTAG